In the genome of Leptospira dzoumogneensis, one region contains:
- a CDS encoding MBL fold metallo-hydrolase: protein MKKVHSSRKWLFPVLVLVLGASFFYTCQALGKKAEGERLIRMQESPQWKDGQFVNPQPLINDFWMALGSMFRQSADVSPKDPVPVVFIEKSRFSKLPESGLRVTWFGHSSSLIELDGVRILTDPVWSERTSPSSWLGPKRWYPPLISLEDLPEIDAVLISHDHYDHMDLGTISKLKDRNIVFVVPLGLGANLSYWGVPAEKIIELDWWDTKKIKGLEIVSTPARHASGRYLLDNDKKLWSSYAILGPEHRVYFSGDTGLFPKMKEIGEKYGPFDLTMIETGQYNQAWPDWHIGPEQAVIAHTQLNGKVLLPIHWGLFALASHGWTEPIERVLEKSKELGVNVITPKPGESAEPGLQKDYIAWWPKLPYNSAKEDPILSSQLEENTASAR, encoded by the coding sequence ATGAAGAAGGTACACAGTTCTCGAAAATGGCTCTTTCCCGTCCTAGTCTTAGTTTTGGGAGCGTCATTTTTTTACACCTGCCAAGCTCTCGGGAAGAAGGCAGAAGGAGAAAGACTGATCAGAATGCAGGAGTCCCCGCAGTGGAAGGATGGACAATTCGTAAATCCGCAGCCTCTGATCAACGATTTCTGGATGGCGTTAGGAAGTATGTTCAGACAAAGCGCGGATGTAAGCCCTAAGGATCCTGTTCCGGTGGTTTTTATAGAAAAATCAAGATTTTCTAAATTACCTGAGTCAGGTTTAAGGGTCACTTGGTTTGGACATTCTTCTTCTTTGATAGAATTAGACGGAGTTAGGATCTTAACCGATCCTGTTTGGTCGGAAAGAACTTCTCCTTCTTCTTGGCTTGGCCCTAAAAGATGGTATCCACCTTTGATCTCCTTGGAAGATCTTCCTGAGATAGATGCGGTATTAATTTCTCATGATCATTACGATCATATGGATTTAGGGACCATTTCTAAATTGAAAGATAGGAACATAGTATTCGTTGTTCCGCTCGGTTTGGGAGCGAATCTTTCTTATTGGGGAGTTCCTGCTGAAAAGATCATAGAATTGGATTGGTGGGACACTAAGAAGATCAAGGGTTTGGAAATAGTAAGCACTCCCGCAAGACACGCTTCAGGCAGATATCTATTAGATAATGATAAAAAACTTTGGTCCAGTTATGCGATCCTTGGTCCTGAACATAGGGTTTATTTTTCGGGAGATACTGGTTTATTCCCTAAGATGAAAGAGATCGGAGAAAAATACGGACCTTTCGATCTGACTATGATAGAAACAGGCCAATACAACCAAGCCTGGCCAGACTGGCATATCGGACCGGAACAGGCGGTGATCGCTCATACACAACTCAATGGAAAAGTTTTACTTCCGATCCATTGGGGGCTATTCGCTCTTGCTTCTCATGGATGGACGGAACCCATAGAAAGAGTTTTAGAAAAGTCTAAAGAACTAGGAGTTAACGTGATCACTCCTAAACCGGGAGAAAGTGCGGAGCCCGGTTTACAAAAAGATTATATTGCTTGGTGGCCTAAACTTCCTTATAATTCCGCTAAAGAAGATCCTATCTTATCCAGTCAACTGGAAGAAAATACCGCGAGTGCGAGGTAA
- a CDS encoding NAD-dependent epimerase/dehydratase family protein — translation MKLRAIITGSTGMVGEGVLLECLEDPNVEKILLLNRKSYGISHPKVEEIIHSDFSDISAIKDKLKGYNACFFCSGVSSIGLKEEEYLKLTYTLTLHVASILASLNPNMSFSYISGAGTDSTEKGKTMWARVKGKTENDLLKLPFAKVYNFRPGYMHPTPGAKNTLSAYKYIGWSFPILRTIFPKRVSTLKQLALAMIRASENGYSKNTIEVEDILELSKP, via the coding sequence ATGAAATTAAGAGCAATCATCACGGGTTCCACGGGAATGGTGGGAGAAGGCGTTTTATTGGAGTGTTTAGAAGATCCGAATGTGGAAAAAATACTTCTGCTGAATAGAAAATCGTATGGAATATCCCATCCGAAAGTGGAGGAGATCATTCATTCCGACTTTTCGGATATTTCCGCGATCAAAGACAAATTGAAAGGGTATAACGCCTGCTTTTTCTGTTCCGGGGTTTCTTCTATCGGTTTAAAAGAAGAAGAATATCTTAAACTGACCTATACATTAACTTTGCATGTGGCAAGTATCTTGGCTTCTTTAAATCCTAATATGAGTTTTTCTTATATTTCCGGTGCAGGAACGGACAGCACTGAAAAAGGAAAAACGATGTGGGCGAGAGTAAAAGGTAAAACTGAAAATGATCTATTAAAACTTCCTTTCGCAAAGGTGTATAATTTCCGTCCGGGTTATATGCATCCGACCCCGGGAGCAAAAAATACTTTGTCTGCATATAAGTATATTGGCTGGAGTTTTCCGATCTTAAGAACGATTTTCCCGAAACGAGTTTCCACTTTAAAACAGCTAGCACTCGCTATGATCCGTGCGAGTGAAAACGGTTATAGTAAGAATACTATAGAAGTGGAGGATATTCTGGAGTTATCCAAACCTTAA